In Diabrotica undecimpunctata isolate CICGRU chromosome 9, icDiaUnde3, whole genome shotgun sequence, the DNA window AAGTTTGGTAACACAGGAGACTTGGTAAAATTACTCAATAGTGCAAAAGTGATAGATAATAAGTGGCTTTATCGTGTTAAGACTGATTCAGACGGTAATTCTACTCGCTATAAAGTATGTCTGGTTGAATGCGGTTTTCTGTATATTGTGTTGCAAGAGTGTGTGTATATCAAACAGCCAACTGGTTTGGAAATAAGAAGTCACAAAACTTAATAAATctgactttcttcttcttcttttggcatcataaccctggatgggtctttgcctgtctggctatgtccatccattcagatctctcttgtgcccttcttcttcattgtcttatgttcattgttttcaggttgtcttccacgtcatccaaccatctcgttctgggccttcctttttttcgccttcctatgggcttccattgtaacattttctttgttgtttttgcatcgttttgtctctgcacatgtcccagccatgacagtctttgacttttcacaaatcttacaatgttaTAACCtttatttaactcattaacctcgtcgtttctcctgattctccatgtgccatcttcctcttgtaccgggccatatactttcctcagtatttttctctcgaatgtcctgagttggacttcatcttttttcgtcattacccaaatttcacatccataggttactacgggtcgaatcagtgttctgtagatagtcattttggttcttttgtctaataatttcgttgttatcaatcttttattagcatagtatgtacgattcccgctggaaatacgtgcattaatttcgctacttacggagttcttctgattgatttttgtgccgagatatgtaaaggcatccactcgttcgatagtatagttgtctattgtgatattattttcattgtcagttattcttttgactgtcatatacttcgtttttgcttcgtttattttgagacctctttttcttgcttcaggatcaatttgtttgaatacttccattagtcgtggcttattcctactaatgatggctgtatatgcagtaatttgtactgatttggtgtttatagggtcggttatattggtttttctgatgactgcctcaagaactaggttgaatagcatggttgatagggcatctccctgtcttactcccatgttgatgttaaacagggaagtcagttctccatctactctgactgcggattttgaaccctgcaacgtcatttttatgaggctgatgtatttcttaggtatacctagattacaaaggtcttccagcattctgtctcttttcacactatcaaaagcttgtttaaagtctatatacatattatataggtctatctcgtattcataagctttttcttgtatcgttcttagtatgaatatgttatctgtagttagctctatttggtctgaatccattttgataatcaccaattatattttccgagtattctaataatctattgtagattataccagagagaattttgtatattacatttagcaatgtaattggcctataattctggcattccctcttatcttcttttttatatattggctttatgaggccaactgtctattcctctggcatttgctccttcgtccatattaatgttattaggtaatgaATTCTTTCTgagagttcggatcctccatgctttaataattctgccgaaatttcgtccgttcctggtgctttattgttttttagtttatttattatctgaactacttcttcataactcggatttttgatgtgcagctccgccgtataatatattgtctcgttctgctcattttcgttgtctgcatttagattttcttcgaaatattgtttccatctcattataattttttgcttctctgttagtagttctccgtcaTTGTCTTTGCAAatcgttagttttggtctaaatgactgtgtgctttcttttatgcatttatagaatttttGGAATTTGGCGTTTTTGGAATAAATCTGACCTTAGACAATTAAAAAGTGATCAATGTGTTTTGTTGGTAATTTTACAAATGCTGAAAATTATTTAGCAATTTATGTTGATGATGGACTTGTTATTACATAGAAAACTACTTAGTAAATTTAATATGACTACTGCTAATCCGTTAAAGATTCCTGCTGAGCCTAGCGCACCTTTgtctaaagaaaatattttaaattgtaataaatatttgctATATCGTTAGGCTGTTGGTTCACTACTATTTATATCAACCACCAGTCGCCTAGATATTACATTTGAAGTTCATCAGGTAAGCAGATTCTTTCATGCTTGGAGTGGTGAACATAAGAAAGCAGTAAAACGTTTTAGATATCTGAAATATACTGCCCATTATAAAATGATGTACAGAAAAACTAAACAAATCAAGATAATACGCTACACTGATGCAGACAACGTATTTAAGCTAGACAATGGTCTGGAAGAACCAAAAAAACAGAACATAGTGGCACAATCAACGACAGAAGCCGAATATGTGTCCTTGGATTTTGGTGTTAGAGAAACTAtggtttaaaattgttttaaaagagATTGGAATAATTGATATCTCACTACTTACTTTGGCCTCGGTCTTGTAGGCAAATAGCCATGATTTTAGTTGACAATTCTAAAGGTGGTATTTTTATTGTCCGGAAACTAAAATACACACATATATGACAAACACAACTATCTTTATTTTACCTAGTATCAAAAGCAATAacttttagaaattttttttaaattaggaaTAAAAAACCTGTTAACAAAATGGTGAATGCGTTAAATAGCCCATTCACCTAAACTTTAAACATATGGTACAAGTACAAAATTCGGTGGATAAAGTTCCAAAGAAGTCGGCTTCAGAAACGAAACGAGTATCGTATACCTACCCATTTTTAACGTAAATATCGACTTCGATAAAGGTTTTTACAGCGTATAAAAAGCTTGTGGAATAGATCGGATTGGACATGATGATAAAATTCGTGGGTCTATAGGGAAAAACGGTTGTTGGAAATGTTGAGAagatataaaattcaaaaacaaCGGTACCCTCCAGTATCGTGGCTGATTGGCCTAAGTAGAGTCGGCGCTAGCGTCCATATTTAAATACGTCCACTATTCGACAATTGTGACACGACTGGTAGCCCACAGCTAACTACTGTTGTCTTTTTACGACAGCCAAAGTACTATTTTCTAATTAAAAAACACATCTAACTGGTTTCATGTGAAGTTTTAAATTCAATCGTTTCAAATTTGTAGGTGGTAACTTCGGTGGACTCAgtgacaatatttttatttctggttttagtTTTTAAGGAAAATACTGCagatttgttttataattttttcttttccaaTAAAAGACAAACCTCTCGTCCAAAATTTGGTTCAATTATTTCTTCCCTTTTAGAGACCTCTCAGTTTGATTTGTGTAAGTTTCCGGAGGGAGATTGTTTTCAATGTTA includes these proteins:
- the LOC140450498 gene encoding uncharacterized protein, translating into MGSSQENIIKVLQESDQLNQAVGSLLFISTTSRLDITFEVHQVSRFFHAWSGEHKKAVKRFRYLKYTAHYKMMYRKTKQIKIIRYTDADNVFKLDNGLEEPKKQNIVAQSTTEAEYVSLDFGVRETMV